The Novosphingobium humi DNA window TCCGCCGTCTGGATGGCGAATTGGCCGAACAATTCCGCCAGCGTTTGATGGAAACGGTCATCGCGCTGTGCGAAAGCTGCCTTGCGCCGCTGGCGCTGGACAAGGACGCGCTGATGCGCCGGATCGAGCGCGCCGCCGCCATGTTCAACCGCGCCGATGATGACCGCCTGATCCGGATGCACCCCGAAGATCTGGCCGCGATCCGGCCCCGCCTGCCCAATGAATGGCATGTCCAGGCCGATCCGACCATGGCGCGCGGCGCGATCCGCGTGGAAAGCCGCAGCGGCGGCAGCGAAGCGGGCGGCGCCGAGGACGGCCCCGAACAATGGCGCCGCGCCATTGCCGAGGCGCTCGATGTGGGCGGGCTGGACTGATGCTGCGGGTCTTTGACGATCTGTTGGGCAATCCCCAGCCCATCGACCTTTCCCCCCGGCGCTATGGTGTGGTGGCGGCCTGCGATGGCGGCCTGCTCGAGGTTTCGGGCCTGTCGGTGCCGGTGGGCGCGCTGTGCCGGATCAGCCACGGCAATGGACAATCCCTGCCCGCCGAGGTGATCGGTTTTCGCAATGGCCGCACGCTGATGATGCTGCTGGGCGATACGGTGCTGCTGCGCCCCGGCGCGCGGGTGCGCCCGGTGGGCAAGCCGGGGATGCTGCCGGTGGGCGAGGTGTTTCTTGGCCGCGCGGTCGATGGCGAGGGCAAGCCGATTGACGGCCTTGGGCCTTTGCACCCCCGCGCCCTGTGGCCGGCGGGCGGCGTGCGCGCGGGCGCGCTCGACCGCAGCCCGGTGCGCCAGAGTTTCGACACCGGCATCCGCGCGCTCAACGCCATCACCACCTTTGGCGTGGGCCAGCGTATCGGCATCATGGCCGGATCGGGCGTGGGCAAATCGGTGCTGCTCGACATGATCGCGCATGGCGCATCGGCCGAAATCGTCATCGTCGGCCTGATCGGCGAACGCGCGCGCGAAGTCTCCGATTTCGTCGAGCGCCATATGGCGGGCAGCAAGCGCGCCACCACCGCCGTCATCGCCGTGCCCGCCGACCATGCGCCCAATCTGC harbors:
- a CDS encoding FliI/YscN family ATPase translates to MLRVFDDLLGNPQPIDLSPRRYGVVAACDGGLLEVSGLSVPVGALCRISHGNGQSLPAEVIGFRNGRTLMMLLGDTVLLRPGARVRPVGKPGMLPVGEVFLGRAVDGEGKPIDGLGPLHPRALWPAGGVRAGALDRSPVRQSFDTGIRALNAITTFGVGQRIGIMAGSGVGKSVLLDMIAHGASAEIVIVGLIGERAREVSDFVERHMAGSKRATTAVIAVPADHAPNLRIRGAMLATSMAEYFRAQGRRVLLIMDSLTRVAHAGREIGLLLGEPGAARGYPPSALATITKLVERAGNSAQSGGSITGLYTVLADGDSQDDPVVDTARSILDGHIVLSRDLAQRGQYPAIDIAASLSRVMTDITSKEHQRLARAFRALVAAYEANRDLVLMGAYRAGADPQLDRAIAMHPALVQFLTQEGGSVVTLDQAVAQLGALLGHEGSR
- a CDS encoding FliH/SctL family protein, with the translated sequence MSDFGSDLGAMLGSGSGGFTPDARFAGLRGIEEDLPRPLSVMRMRFAADPAPAAAPPPVVVPEFPAAPDPVEEARADAYAQGWADAQEAAELAAASAEETRGRMEMVVRRLDGELAEQFRQRLMETVIALCESCLAPLALDKDALMRRIERAAAMFNRADDDRLIRMHPEDLAAIRPRLPNEWHVQADPTMARGAIRVESRSGGSEAGGAEDGPEQWRRAIAEALDVGGLD